TGTTTAAAGCTCTCATATAAAGATCAAGAATCGCCTCCTCTTCCTCTCGGTCTGACACTTTTTGTTTGCGCATACGAACAATAGTTCGTAGAATTTTGGTATTCAAACCTTTCGCTTTCGCTTCTCCATAAATTTCTTTGATGTCATCAATGATGGCTTTCTTTTCTTCCTCAAGATTCTCGATCCGTTCAACAATAGTTCGTAGAGAATCATGGGCAACCGATATATTTGTCATCATCTTTAAAAAATCTCCTAAAATATTGAAACGTCAATTGAACACAGGTTCAAAAGTTTAAGAATATAATGCTTTCTTCTTTTGTATCAGAGACAATTTTGCTCGTGATTTCGGTTCAATCAACTCTTCACATGATGTTATCTGTCTTTAAAAATCAAGGCATACTAAAGTTATCAAACATAATAAATATAATAATCGCACTCTTATCGACCCTAGAAAAACAGAGAGAATTTTAGTTGCAACTTATCGAATTCTATGCGAATAGTTAAGGTTACCATGGTACGTGACAGTCATAGAAAAAGGTTAATTAACCGAAGACCCAGGGGATGCCGTTTACATACCAAGGTCAAGGTCAAGACCGCGAGAGGTCGCAAGATCTCATCAACCTTATGGTTACAAAGACAGTTAAATGATCCCTACGTGCAGCTCGCTAAAGCTGAAGGCTATGCTTCACGATCGGCTTATAAGTTGTTAGAAATCGATGATCGCTACAATTTGTTTCACTCTGGTCAAAGAATCATTGATTTGGGTTCAGCACCTGGTGGATGGTGTCAGATAGCTGTTGAACGGATTAGTTCTCATTCCGGCGATATCCGGGTTGTTGGTATTGATAATCTAGACATGAATCCAGTTGCCGGAGCTACAATTTTAAAAAAAGATTTTCTGGATATTGATGCGCCAGAACTCCTATTAGAGTCTTTAGGAGGTCATCAACCTGACATTGTAATGTCGGATATGGCATCAAAAACGATCGGACATCGAACAACCGATCAAATCAGAACAATTGCCCTTGTTGAGAGTGCTTTAGAATTCGCAGTAGAGGTTCTGGTTCGAGGGGGCCATTTTTTATCAAAAACCTTTCAAGGGAGCATCGATAATAAGATTCTGTCTTTGATGAAGACAAACTTTAAAAGTTTTCATCATGTCAAGCCTCCTGCTAGTAGAGATCAGTCGTGTGAGATTTACCTTTTGGCAAAAGGCCGACGATAGACGATAAGTGATTTCTTTTTTATTCTCTATTTCACACTTTCACAATCACAATGGCTTCATTTTCTGATGTTAATCCTATGATTATTCCTCAGGCCATGTTATCATTTTAGAGTTCAGTAGAGGGTTAACTCCAATGGCAGAAATTCTTTCAACTATAACCGGTGAAACAGGTCTTACTTTCGATGATGTACTGCTTCAGCCAGAATCTTCCAATGTTTTGCCCGCCCAAGTTGATGTCTCAGCCTCTCTGACGAGAGATATTACTCTCAATCTACCTATCCTTTCAGCTGCCATGGATACTGTGACCGAATCAAAGATGGCGATTGCCATGGCTCAAGCAGGTGGTTTAGGCATTATCCATCGCAACTTGACCTCTGAAGAGCAAGCTGAAGAGGTTAGACATGTCAAAAGGTTTGAATCCGGGATGGTTGTTAATCCTTTGACCATCGGACCTGAAGCCACGTTGCAGGATGCATTGAATCTTATGAAGGTCAAAGGGATTTCTGGGATTCCTGTCGTCGAAAATGGTGGAGCGGGCGGTCATCACACAGGAAAATTGATCGGAATACTAACAAACCGCGATGTCCGTTTTGCATCTGATCCGAATCAAAAGGTTTGCGAACTGATGACGAGTGAAAATCTAATTACCGTGAGCGAAGGTGTAAGTCAGGAAGACGCTAAACGTCTCTTGCATCATCACCGAATAGAAAAACTACTTGTCGTCGACAACAAAGGATATTGTACAGGGTTAGTTACGGTTAAGGATATTGAGAAGAGTTATCTCCATCCTAATGCCACTAAGGATGAAAATGGTCGTCTAAGGACAGGGGCCGCAACGACGGTTGATTCATATGGTCTCGAACGGGCTGAAAGATTAATTGATGCAGGCGTGGATCTATTGGTCATTGATACGGCCCATGGTCATTCACAAATGGTTTTAGATTCTGTGAGAAAAGTAAAGAAAATTTCAGATTCTGTAAAAATTGCAGCTGGTAACGTTGCTACTGCAGACGGGACTAAGGCATTGATTGACGTTGGTGTTGATGTTGTCAAGATTGGAATAGGCCCGGGTTCGATTTGTACGACGAGAATGGTTACTGGTGTTGGGGTTCCGCAGTTATCAGCTATCATGTCGGCAGTTGAAATAGCTGAAAAGTTGAACATAGCTGTTATTGCAGATGGTGGCATAAAATTCTCTGGTGATTTGGCCAAGGCATTAGCTGCTGGAGCTTCGCTTGCGATGGTTGGATCTTTGTTAGCAGGTACAGATGAAAGTCCTGGTGATGTTTACCTTCATCAAGGTCGTTCATTTAAATCTTATCGCGGCATGGGATCGGTTGGAGCAATGGCCAGCGGGTCGGCGGATCGCTATTTTCAGGATGATGTCAGGGATACGCTAAAACTTGTACCAGAAGGTATCGAAGGTCAGGTGCCTTACAAAGGCCCTGTTAGTGTTGTTTTACATCAGTTGATTGGTGGCTTGAGGGCGTCTATGGGTTATGTAGGAGGTGCAACATTACAGGAATTTAAAAAACGGGCAAAATTCATAAAAATATCGACAGCTGGATTAGCTGAAAGTCATGCTCATACAGTGTCAATTACTCGAGAAAGCCCTAATTATTCCGGTCGATCTAGTCGATAATTTGAGTCTTGATCTTATGTTATTTATGAGTTTCTGTCGATTACGGCTTAGCTCATTTCGATCTCATTATGGTTATATCGCGATGTGTATATCGAATGGAAATGAATTCGAACCATTCTAACAAAAAAAATTCTGCAGACGACAAGGAGCGATTAGATCGACTGAAGACTCTGAAAGAGAATTTGCGTGTCAAAGAAGAAGATTATAATTCTCAAAAAGCTAATAAAGAGATGGTAGAGATAGCTCCTATCATACGGTTAAGTAGTGAATTCATTGCCAGCGTGATTGTTGGTGCTTTATTAGGATATAGTGTTGATTATTTTTTTAAAACGAACCCTTGGGGATTGATCTTTTTTTTGGTTCTTGGTTTTGTATCTTCTGTTTTCAACATCATACGCTCTACAGATCTAGCCTCGAAATAACAAACGGAAGTTCAATCAGAGCATGAGTAAAGAGATTAAGAAAAAAAATAGTTTTTATTATAAAATTTAACTTATGGACTTGAGCTAGTTATGTCTTTTATGCAAGAATACACTTAGTTTTTGAGTTCTTTGGTTAACCGGTGCCATCTCTTCTCTATTTGAGGAGAGGAATAATGATTTTAATTGCAAGGTGATGTCAGCTTGGCAAACGATCCGATCCATCAATTTCAGCTTCATAAGCTTCTTCCTCTCGAAGTAGGAAGCTATGATATTTCATTTACAAATTCCTCACTATTCATGGTAGCGACTGTTGGTCTTGCTTCTACCTTTCTGATTGTAACTACTTCGGGGAGAGGGTTAATTCCTGATCGTGCTCAATCCATTTCAGAGATTTGTTATGAGTTTGTCGCAGGGTTGCTACGCCAAAGTGCAGGATTGGAAGGTATGAGATTCTTTCCCCTGGTGTTCTCGACATTTGTTTTTATTCTTATTGCTAATTTGTTTGGTATGGTTCCCTATTTTTTTACAGTGACTAGTCATCTCATCGTTACCATTTCACTGGCTTTGATGGTGATGCTAACAGTAATCATTTATGGTTTTTTGCGTAATGGTCGACGGTTTTTAAGGCTTTTTGTTCCTTCGGGTGTACCTAAAGTACTCATGCCGCTAATTGTATTGATTGAAATTATATCCTTTCTCTCACGTCCACTGAGTCTTTCCATACGTTTGTTTGCTAACATTCTCGCTGGTCATATTACGTTAAAGGTCTTTTCCGGTTTTGTTGTAACCCTTAGTGCTTTAGGTTTTGGTGGGATCTTAGGATCTATTGTTCCTTTAGTTTTTACAGTTGCTCTCACTGCTCTCGAGTTCCTAGTTGCTTTTTTGCAGGCTTATGTTTTTTCAATATTGACCTGCATGTATCTCAGTGATGCTATACACCCGTCTCACTGACGATGTAGTTTTTGACACATTAATCCAGATTATACAGGAGAATTAAAATGGAAGATGCAATCATGAATGCAGGGAAGTATGTTGGGGCTGGTTTTGCATGTATAGGAATGGCAGGTTCAGGTGCCGGCTTAGGTCACTTGTTTGGTCATTTTCTCTCAGGGGCGCTTCGGAATCCTTCAGCTGCTGATGCTCAATTCGGTCGGTTGATTTTCGGATTCGCTGTAACAGAAGCTCTTGGTATATTCTCATTACTTATTGCTCTTCTTTTGCTCTTTGCTGTTTAATATAAATATAGAATAGATCGTGGGTCTCTTATCCTATGTCTTCAGAGATAAATAATACTGAGTCTATCAGCCTCGCTCAGCATGATAGGGAGAAGGAGGCCTTTCCTCCTTTTGATTCTTCCACTTTTCCCTCTCAGTTATTATGGCTTCTCATCACTTTCAGTCTTTTCTATTATCTAATGTCCAAAGTCGCTCTGCCGCGTATTTCTTCTATTCTTGAAATGAGGGGTGATCGTATTGCTGAGGACTTGGATGCAGCTCACCGCTTTAAAACTGAATCTGATGACGCTCTTGCAGCCTATGAGCAGGAGTTATCTGATGCTCGATTACATGCCCATAATATTAATCGGGACATTCATGAGAGGGCTAAGAATGAGATAGAAGCTAAACTGCTACTTGTTGAGGATAATCTTACAAAAAAGATTGGTGATTCCGAGATTCACCTTACTAAAATTAAAGCCTCTGCCATGAGTGAGATTGGATTAATTTCTGAAGACGTTGTTCAATTGATTCTCTCTCAATTCTTAAGCACAAACACATCGATCGATAAAGCAGAAATTTCTTCTGCTGTTGCAGCGGTCAGTAAGGCAAGATCATGAATATGGATGCAACCTTTTGGGCTACGGTTTCTCTTATCCTTTTTATATTAATTGTGATGTACATGAAGATCCCAGAAAAGATCCTCAAGTATCTAGATCATCGATCCGCCAGAATTCTTAAAGATATTGAAGAAGCTCGTCATCTTCGTGAGGAAGCACAGCAATTACTAGCCGAATATCAGCGGAAACGTAAGGAAGCACAATATGAAGTTGAAGTTATTCTTTCTGCAGCAAAACGTGAAGCTACCATCTTAGCTGAAGAGGCTGAGAAGAAAACTCTAGAGTATATTGCTAGACGGACATCTCTTGCTGAGAAGAAAATTGCGCAAGCAGAGGACCAGATCCTAGCAGATATTAAATTAATGGCTATTGATATTGCTATGGAAGCATCAGAGAGAATCATTTCTCATAAAATAAAGGATAAAGAAGCTGATGATTTGTTCAACAAGAATCTCCTTGAACTGGAATCTTCAATATCAATGACTTAAACTAAACTGCATGATTGGATTGCTTTCATAATCGGTATAAAAGAATATCGGTGAATAGGACAGGGCCCTTTTTCTTTAAGCCTCTTTAAGTGTTCCTTTGTTCCGTACCCCTTGTTCTTATGAAAGAGATAGTCAGGATAAAGTTTTCCTACGGCTATCATTAGTTGATCTCTAGTCACTTTAGCAATAATCGATGCTGCTGAGATAGATAGGGATTTAGCATCACCTTTGATGAGTACAGTTGATTCACACACCAAATCATGAGGTACACTGTTTCCATCAATGAGCGCATATTCTGGCCTGAGAGCCAAACTCTTAACTGCATTTGCTATCGTAATCAGAGATGCAGAGTGGATATTTATAGTGTCTATTGTTCTACTACTAAGTGATGAGACAGAAATTGAGAGAGCGGTATCCATGATAGCTTGATAAAGATTTTCCCGCCGACGAGGGCATAGCTTTTTGGAATCATTAAGACCTTCTGGGATATTGGTTGGATTTAAAATGACGGCCGCACTCACAACTGGGCCAGCGAGAGATCCTCTCCCTGCTTCATCGACACCGCAAACAGGACTCTTTCCTTTATTGATAATCTTTTTTTCAAAATAAAAATCGGGACTAGACATAAAAAGATTTCCAAGAAAAAGACAAAGAAGAAAATTATCATACATAACAGGTCTTTTCCAGAAGATAAAATTGAAATGATAATTTTCCTCATAATCTATAATTAAGGAAAAGGTCAGAAAACTAGTGAGCTTCAGCCCAATTTTTAGCAGCTTTAGCATCGACAAGTAGGGGGACTTTAAGTCTAAGGATAGGCATCGGTGCATTTTCCATAATGGAACAAACAACTTTTATCGTGGATTCGACTTCTAGGTTTGGTACTTCAAAAATTAATTCATCATGGACTTGAAGAAGCATTTCTGCTTTTAGATTTTTGGATATTAGTGCTGTCTCCATTTTAACCATGGCTCGACGGATAATGTCAGCAGCACTACTCTGAATGGGAGCATTGATCGCAGCACGTTCATTCAAAGTCCGTATATGCGCATTGGATGATTGGATTTCTGGATAATGGATCCTTCGCCCAAAAATATTTTCCACATAACCATGCTCTCGGCAAAACGATTTTGTATCTTCTATATAAGCTTGAATTCCTGGAAACCGCTTAAAATACATTTTTATATAATCAGAAGCTTCGGAATAAGAAATGT
Above is a genomic segment from Candidatus Endowatersipora endosymbiont of Watersipora subatra containing:
- the guaB gene encoding IMP dehydrogenase; protein product: MAEILSTITGETGLTFDDVLLQPESSNVLPAQVDVSASLTRDITLNLPILSAAMDTVTESKMAIAMAQAGGLGIIHRNLTSEEQAEEVRHVKRFESGMVVNPLTIGPEATLQDALNLMKVKGISGIPVVENGGAGGHHTGKLIGILTNRDVRFASDPNQKVCELMTSENLITVSEGVSQEDAKRLLHHHRIEKLLVVDNKGYCTGLVTVKDIEKSYLHPNATKDENGRLRTGAATTVDSYGLERAERLIDAGVDLLVIDTAHGHSQMVLDSVRKVKKISDSVKIAAGNVATADGTKALIDVGVDVVKIGIGPGSICTTRMVTGVGVPQLSAIMSAVEIAEKLNIAVIADGGIKFSGDLAKALAAGASLAMVGSLLAGTDESPGDVYLHQGRSFKSYRGMGSVGAMASGSADRYFQDDVRDTLKLVPEGIEGQVPYKGPVSVVLHQLIGGLRASMGYVGGATLQEFKKRAKFIKISTAGLAESHAHTVSITRESPNYSGRSSR
- a CDS encoding F0F1 ATP synthase subunit B, which codes for MSSEINNTESISLAQHDREKEAFPPFDSSTFPSQLLWLLITFSLFYYLMSKVALPRISSILEMRGDRIAEDLDAAHRFKTESDDALAAYEQELSDARLHAHNINRDIHERAKNEIEAKLLLVEDNLTKKIGDSEIHLTKIKASAMSEIGLISEDVVQLILSQFLSTNTSIDKAEISSAVAAVSKARS
- a CDS encoding F0F1 ATP synthase subunit A, producing MANDPIHQFQLHKLLPLEVGSYDISFTNSSLFMVATVGLASTFLIVTTSGRGLIPDRAQSISEICYEFVAGLLRQSAGLEGMRFFPLVFSTFVFILIANLFGMVPYFFTVTSHLIVTISLALMVMLTVIIYGFLRNGRRFLRLFVPSGVPKVLMPLIVLIEIISFLSRPLSLSIRLFANILAGHITLKVFSGFVVTLSALGFGGILGSIVPLVFTVALTALEFLVAFLQAYVFSILTCMYLSDAIHPSH
- a CDS encoding AtpZ/AtpI family protein, with the protein product MVISRCVYRMEMNSNHSNKKNSADDKERLDRLKTLKENLRVKEEDYNSQKANKEMVEIAPIIRLSSEFIASVIVGALLGYSVDYFFKTNPWGLIFFLVLGFVSSVFNIIRSTDLASK
- a CDS encoding ATP F0F1 synthase subunit B (Produces ATP from ADP in the presence of a proton gradient across the membrane. Subunit B is part of the membrane proton channel.) — protein: MNMDATFWATVSLILFILIVMYMKIPEKILKYLDHRSARILKDIEEARHLREEAQQLLAEYQRKRKEAQYEVEVILSAAKREATILAEEAEKKTLEYIARRTSLAEKKIAQAEDQILADIKLMAIDIAMEASERIISHKIKDKEADDLFNKNLLELESSISMT
- a CDS encoding DUF2312 domain-containing protein, with protein sequence MTNISVAHDSLRTIVERIENLEEEKKAIIDDIKEIYGEAKAKGLNTKILRTIVRMRKQKVSDREEEEAILDLYMRALNMSPFPEFVSKDES
- a CDS encoding RlmE family RNA methyltransferase, with amino-acid sequence MVRDSHRKRLINRRPRGCRLHTKVKVKTARGRKISSTLWLQRQLNDPYVQLAKAEGYASRSAYKLLEIDDRYNLFHSGQRIIDLGSAPGGWCQIAVERISSHSGDIRVVGIDNLDMNPVAGATILKKDFLDIDAPELLLESLGGHQPDIVMSDMASKTIGHRTTDQIRTIALVESALEFAVEVLVRGGHFLSKTFQGSIDNKILSLMKTNFKSFHHVKPPASRDQSCEIYLLAKGRR
- a CDS encoding ribonuclease HII, whose product is MSSPDFYFEKKIINKGKSPVCGVDEAGRGSLAGPVVSAAVILNPTNIPEGLNDSKKLCPRRRENLYQAIMDTALSISVSSLSSRTIDTINIHSASLITIANAVKSLALRPEYALIDGNSVPHDLVCESTVLIKGDAKSLSISAASIIAKVTRDQLMIAVGKLYPDYLFHKNKGYGTKEHLKRLKEKGPCPIHRYSFIPIMKAIQSCSLV
- a CDS encoding F0F1 ATP synthase subunit C codes for the protein MNAGKYVGAGFACIGMAGSGAGLGHLFGHFLSGALRNPSAADAQFGRLIFGFAVTEALGIFSLLIALLLLFAV